From a region of the Zonotrichia albicollis isolate bZonAlb1 chromosome 5, bZonAlb1.hap1, whole genome shotgun sequence genome:
- the CLGN gene encoding calmegin isoform X2, producing MHFQWDWLCLGVLIISSMTAGMEGEENLDADVEVENFDKQAQEADIDRDKSSLEVVYQTPKPTGEVYFAETFDEGMSGWVLSVTLKEDMDDNVAKYDGRWEVEELKENAMPGDKGLVLKSVAKYHAISAMLTKTFVFDDKPLIVQYEVNFQKGIDCGGAYIKLLSSSNDLNLEYFFDKTPYTIMFGPDKCGEDYKLHFIFRHKNPKTGEYDEKHAERPDVDLKKFYLDKKTHLYTLVLKPDDTFEILIDQTVVSKGSLLENMIPPVNPSKEIDDPTDKKPDDWDERPKIPDPNAVKPDDWDEDEPAKIEDPDAVKPEGWLDDEPQYVPDPNAKKPKDWDEEMDGEWEAPQIPNAKCETAPGCGEWVRPMKNNPKYKGKWRAPMIDNPNYQGIWSPRKIPNPDYFEDLHPFKMTAVSAIGLELWSMTSDIYFDNFIICSEKEVADRWAADSWGLKKLVASANEPGMFSQLVTAAEEHPWLWVLYILTLALPVGLTVLFCWPGKKSDEYIDFKKPDVSKQITKGKLKEVTEDFEDDELEEEKENEDTDEDERREMEETKRELIKDNTEKMGRLLWEERREASLSEGEGGEDIYDDEEENGVPDEEENEVPDGSQEGDRSNKSDSEDEKEADEGMGDRPPKSVRKRRVRKD from the exons ATGCACTTCCAGTGGGactggctgtgcttgggtgtcCTGATAATTAGCTCGATGACTGCAGGAATGGAAGGTGAAGAAAATCTGGATGCAGATGTTGAAGTGGAGAATTTTGACAAGCAGGCCCAAGAAGCTGATATTGACAGAGATAAATCTTCTCTAGAG GTTGTGTACCAGACTCCAAAGCCAACTGGGGAAGTGTATTTCGCAGAAACCTTTGATGAAGGAATGTCGGG GTGGGTGTTGTCTGTAACTCTGAAAGAAGACATGGATGATAATGTTGCTAAATATGATG GAAGATGGGAAGTAGAAGAGCTGAAGGAAAATGCAATGCCTGGAGACAAAGGATTAGTGTTAAAATCAGTGGCAAAGTATCATGCAATATCAGCAATGCTGACAAAAACATTTGTTTTTGATGATAAACCTTTGATTGTTCA ATATGAAGTGAATTTTCAAAAAGGCATTGACTGTGGTGGTGCATATATTAAACTTCTCTCCAGTAGCAATGACTTGAATCTG GAATACTTTTTTGACAAAACACCTTACACAATTATGTTTGGACCAGATAAATGTGGAGAGGATTACAAACTACACTTTATCTTCAGACATAAGAATCCTAAAACCGGAGAATATGATGAAAAACATGCTGAACGTCCTGATGTAGACCTAAAAAAATTCTATCTGGACAAGAAGACACATCTGTATACTCTTG TGCTAAAACCAGATGATACATTTGAAATATTAATCGACCAAACAGTTGTCAGTAAAGGAAGTCTTCTTGAGAATATGATTCCTCCAGTAAATCCTTCCAAAGAAATAGATGATCCTACTGATAAGAAGCCTGATGATTGGGATGAGAGACCAAAAATACCTGATCCAAATGCTGTCAAACCCGATGACTG GGATGAAGATGAACCTGCCAAAATAGAAGATCCTGATGCTGTTAAGCCTGAGGGGTGGCTTGATGATGAACCACAGTATGTTCCAGACCCTAATGCAAAGAAACCAAAGGACTG gGATGAAGAAATGGATGGGGAGTGGGAAGCGCCCCAGATCCCTAATGCAAAATGTGAGACTGCACCTGGCTGTGGAGAGTGGGTGCGTCCCATGAAGAACAACCCAAAGTACAAAGGAAAATGGAGAGCACCTATGATAGATAATCCCAACTATCAG GGAATCTGGAGTCCTCGGAAAATACCAAACCCAGACTACTTTGAAGATCTTCACCCATTCAAGATGACTGCTGTCAGTGCCATTGGTCTAGAACTCTGGTCTATGACATCTGATATCTACTTTGATAACTTCATCATCTGTTCAGAGAAAGAAGTGGCAGATCGCTGGGCAGCAGATAGCTGGGGCTTGAAGAAATTGGTAGCAAGTGCTAATGAG ccTGGTATGTTTAGTCAGTTGGTGACTGCTGCAGAAGAACACCCATGGCTCTGGGTTCTTTACATCTTGACTTTAGCTCTCCCTGTTGGTCTAACTGTGTTGTTCTGCTGGCCAGGAAAG AAATCAGATGAATATATTGACTTCAAGAAGCCTGATGTATCTAAGCAAATTACAAAGGGAAAACTAAAAGAAGTGACAGAGGATTTTGAAGATGATGAActagaggaggaaaaagaaaatgaagatacTGATGAAGATG agagaagagaaatgGAGGAGACAAAAAGAGAACTTATAAAGGATAACACAGAGAAGATGGGAAGGCTTCTCTgggaggaaaggagggaggCTTCTCTTTCAG AAGGTGAAGGTGGTGAAGATATTTATgatgatgaagaagaaaatggagttccagatgaagaagaaaatgaagttcCAGATGGAAGTCAAGAAGGTGATAGGTCAAATAAATCTGATTCAGAAGATGAG aaggAAGCTGATGAAGGCATGGGAGATCGCCCGCCGAAATCAGTGCGCAAAAGAAGAGTGCGCAAGGACTGA
- the CLGN gene encoding calmegin isoform X4 produces MHFQWDWLCLGVLIISSMTAGMEGEENLDADVEVENFDKQAQEADIDRDKSSLEVVYQTPKPTGEVYFAETFDEGMSGWVLSVTLKEDMDDNVAKYDGRWEVEELKENAMPGDKGLVLKSVAKYHAISAMLTKTFVFDDKPLIVQYEVNFQKGIDCGGAYIKLLSSSNDLNLEYFFDKTPYTIMFGPDKCGEDYKLHFIFRHKNPKTGEYDEKHAERPDVDLKKFYLDKKTHLYTLVLKPDDTFEILIDQTVVSKGSLLENMIPPVNPSKEIDDPTDKKPDDWDERPKIPDPNAVKPDDWDEDEPAKIEDPDAVKPEGWLDDEPQYVPDPNAKKPKDWDEEMDGEWEAPQIPNAKCETAPGCGEWVRPMKNNPKYKGKWRAPMIDNPNYQGIWSPRKIPNPDYFEDLHPFKMTAVSAIGLELWSMTSDIYFDNFIICSEKEVADRWAADSWGLKKLVASANEPGMFSQLVTAAEEHPWLWVLYILTLALPVGLTVLFCWPGKKSDEYIDFKKPDVSKQITKGKLKEVTEDFEDDELEEEKENEDTDEDEIRPGQLQRNTVQLLQLS; encoded by the exons ATGCACTTCCAGTGGGactggctgtgcttgggtgtcCTGATAATTAGCTCGATGACTGCAGGAATGGAAGGTGAAGAAAATCTGGATGCAGATGTTGAAGTGGAGAATTTTGACAAGCAGGCCCAAGAAGCTGATATTGACAGAGATAAATCTTCTCTAGAG GTTGTGTACCAGACTCCAAAGCCAACTGGGGAAGTGTATTTCGCAGAAACCTTTGATGAAGGAATGTCGGG GTGGGTGTTGTCTGTAACTCTGAAAGAAGACATGGATGATAATGTTGCTAAATATGATG GAAGATGGGAAGTAGAAGAGCTGAAGGAAAATGCAATGCCTGGAGACAAAGGATTAGTGTTAAAATCAGTGGCAAAGTATCATGCAATATCAGCAATGCTGACAAAAACATTTGTTTTTGATGATAAACCTTTGATTGTTCA ATATGAAGTGAATTTTCAAAAAGGCATTGACTGTGGTGGTGCATATATTAAACTTCTCTCCAGTAGCAATGACTTGAATCTG GAATACTTTTTTGACAAAACACCTTACACAATTATGTTTGGACCAGATAAATGTGGAGAGGATTACAAACTACACTTTATCTTCAGACATAAGAATCCTAAAACCGGAGAATATGATGAAAAACATGCTGAACGTCCTGATGTAGACCTAAAAAAATTCTATCTGGACAAGAAGACACATCTGTATACTCTTG TGCTAAAACCAGATGATACATTTGAAATATTAATCGACCAAACAGTTGTCAGTAAAGGAAGTCTTCTTGAGAATATGATTCCTCCAGTAAATCCTTCCAAAGAAATAGATGATCCTACTGATAAGAAGCCTGATGATTGGGATGAGAGACCAAAAATACCTGATCCAAATGCTGTCAAACCCGATGACTG GGATGAAGATGAACCTGCCAAAATAGAAGATCCTGATGCTGTTAAGCCTGAGGGGTGGCTTGATGATGAACCACAGTATGTTCCAGACCCTAATGCAAAGAAACCAAAGGACTG gGATGAAGAAATGGATGGGGAGTGGGAAGCGCCCCAGATCCCTAATGCAAAATGTGAGACTGCACCTGGCTGTGGAGAGTGGGTGCGTCCCATGAAGAACAACCCAAAGTACAAAGGAAAATGGAGAGCACCTATGATAGATAATCCCAACTATCAG GGAATCTGGAGTCCTCGGAAAATACCAAACCCAGACTACTTTGAAGATCTTCACCCATTCAAGATGACTGCTGTCAGTGCCATTGGTCTAGAACTCTGGTCTATGACATCTGATATCTACTTTGATAACTTCATCATCTGTTCAGAGAAAGAAGTGGCAGATCGCTGGGCAGCAGATAGCTGGGGCTTGAAGAAATTGGTAGCAAGTGCTAATGAG ccTGGTATGTTTAGTCAGTTGGTGACTGCTGCAGAAGAACACCCATGGCTCTGGGTTCTTTACATCTTGACTTTAGCTCTCCCTGTTGGTCTAACTGTGTTGTTCTGCTGGCCAGGAAAG AAATCAGATGAATATATTGACTTCAAGAAGCCTGATGTATCTAAGCAAATTACAAAGGGAAAACTAAAAGAAGTGACAGAGGATTTTGAAGATGATGAActagaggaggaaaaagaaaatgaagatacTGATGAAGATG AAATAAGGCCCGGGCAATTGCAGAGGAACACTGTTCAGCTCCTACAGCTTTCTTAA
- the CLGN gene encoding calmegin isoform X1 yields MHFQWDWLCLGVLIISSMTAGMEGEENLDADVEVENFDKQAQEADIDRDKSSLEVVYQTPKPTGEVYFAETFDEGMSGWVLSVTLKEDMDDNVAKYDGRWEVEELKENAMPGDKGLVLKSVAKYHAISAMLTKTFVFDDKPLIVQYEVNFQKGIDCGGAYIKLLSSSNDLNLEYFFDKTPYTIMFGPDKCGEDYKLHFIFRHKNPKTGEYDEKHAERPDVDLKKFYLDKKTHLYTLVLKPDDTFEILIDQTVVSKGSLLENMIPPVNPSKEIDDPTDKKPDDWDERPKIPDPNAVKPDDWDEDEPAKIEDPDAVKPEGWLDDEPQYVPDPNAKKPKDWDEEMDGEWEAPQIPNAKCETAPGCGEWVRPMKNNPKYKGKWRAPMIDNPNYQGIWSPRKIPNPDYFEDLHPFKMTAVSAIGLELWSMTSDIYFDNFIICSEKEVADRWAADSWGLKKLVASANEPGMFSQLVTAAEEHPWLWVLYILTLALPVGLTVLFCWPGKKSDEYIDFKKPDVSKQITKGKLKEVTEDFEDDELEEEKENEDTDEDERREMEETKRELIKDNTEKMGRLLWEERREASLSEGEGGEDIYDDEEENGVPDEEENEVPDGSQEGDRSNKSDSEDEKKEADEGMGDRPPKSVRKRRVRKD; encoded by the exons ATGCACTTCCAGTGGGactggctgtgcttgggtgtcCTGATAATTAGCTCGATGACTGCAGGAATGGAAGGTGAAGAAAATCTGGATGCAGATGTTGAAGTGGAGAATTTTGACAAGCAGGCCCAAGAAGCTGATATTGACAGAGATAAATCTTCTCTAGAG GTTGTGTACCAGACTCCAAAGCCAACTGGGGAAGTGTATTTCGCAGAAACCTTTGATGAAGGAATGTCGGG GTGGGTGTTGTCTGTAACTCTGAAAGAAGACATGGATGATAATGTTGCTAAATATGATG GAAGATGGGAAGTAGAAGAGCTGAAGGAAAATGCAATGCCTGGAGACAAAGGATTAGTGTTAAAATCAGTGGCAAAGTATCATGCAATATCAGCAATGCTGACAAAAACATTTGTTTTTGATGATAAACCTTTGATTGTTCA ATATGAAGTGAATTTTCAAAAAGGCATTGACTGTGGTGGTGCATATATTAAACTTCTCTCCAGTAGCAATGACTTGAATCTG GAATACTTTTTTGACAAAACACCTTACACAATTATGTTTGGACCAGATAAATGTGGAGAGGATTACAAACTACACTTTATCTTCAGACATAAGAATCCTAAAACCGGAGAATATGATGAAAAACATGCTGAACGTCCTGATGTAGACCTAAAAAAATTCTATCTGGACAAGAAGACACATCTGTATACTCTTG TGCTAAAACCAGATGATACATTTGAAATATTAATCGACCAAACAGTTGTCAGTAAAGGAAGTCTTCTTGAGAATATGATTCCTCCAGTAAATCCTTCCAAAGAAATAGATGATCCTACTGATAAGAAGCCTGATGATTGGGATGAGAGACCAAAAATACCTGATCCAAATGCTGTCAAACCCGATGACTG GGATGAAGATGAACCTGCCAAAATAGAAGATCCTGATGCTGTTAAGCCTGAGGGGTGGCTTGATGATGAACCACAGTATGTTCCAGACCCTAATGCAAAGAAACCAAAGGACTG gGATGAAGAAATGGATGGGGAGTGGGAAGCGCCCCAGATCCCTAATGCAAAATGTGAGACTGCACCTGGCTGTGGAGAGTGGGTGCGTCCCATGAAGAACAACCCAAAGTACAAAGGAAAATGGAGAGCACCTATGATAGATAATCCCAACTATCAG GGAATCTGGAGTCCTCGGAAAATACCAAACCCAGACTACTTTGAAGATCTTCACCCATTCAAGATGACTGCTGTCAGTGCCATTGGTCTAGAACTCTGGTCTATGACATCTGATATCTACTTTGATAACTTCATCATCTGTTCAGAGAAAGAAGTGGCAGATCGCTGGGCAGCAGATAGCTGGGGCTTGAAGAAATTGGTAGCAAGTGCTAATGAG ccTGGTATGTTTAGTCAGTTGGTGACTGCTGCAGAAGAACACCCATGGCTCTGGGTTCTTTACATCTTGACTTTAGCTCTCCCTGTTGGTCTAACTGTGTTGTTCTGCTGGCCAGGAAAG AAATCAGATGAATATATTGACTTCAAGAAGCCTGATGTATCTAAGCAAATTACAAAGGGAAAACTAAAAGAAGTGACAGAGGATTTTGAAGATGATGAActagaggaggaaaaagaaaatgaagatacTGATGAAGATG agagaagagaaatgGAGGAGACAAAAAGAGAACTTATAAAGGATAACACAGAGAAGATGGGAAGGCTTCTCTgggaggaaaggagggaggCTTCTCTTTCAG AAGGTGAAGGTGGTGAAGATATTTATgatgatgaagaagaaaatggagttccagatgaagaagaaaatgaagttcCAGATGGAAGTCAAGAAGGTGATAGGTCAAATAAATCTGATTCAGAAGATGAG aagaaggAAGCTGATGAAGGCATGGGAGATCGCCCGCCGAAATCAGTGCGCAAAAGAAGAGTGCGCAAGGACTGA
- the CLGN gene encoding calmegin isoform X3, producing MHFQWDWLCLGVLIISSMTAGMEGEENLDADVEVENFDKQAQEADIDRDKSSLEVVYQTPKPTGEVYFAETFDEGMSGWVLSVTLKEDMDDNVAKYDGRWEVEELKENAMPGDKGLVLKSVAKYHAISAMLTKTFVFDDKPLIVQYEVNFQKGIDCGGAYIKLLSSSNDLNLEYFFDKTPYTIMFGPDKCGEDYKLHFIFRHKNPKTGEYDEKHAERPDVDLKKFYLDKKTHLYTLVLKPDDTFEILIDQTVVSKGSLLENMIPPVNPSKEIDDPTDKKPDDWDERPKIPDPNAVKPDDWDEDEPAKIEDPDAVKPEGWLDDEPQYVPDPNAKKPKDWDEEMDGEWEAPQIPNAKCETAPGCGEWVRPMKNNPKYKGKWRAPMIDNPNYQGIWSPRKIPNPDYFEDLHPFKMTAVSAIGLELWSMTSDIYFDNFIICSEKEVADRWAADSWGLKKLVASANEPGMFSQLVTAAEEHPWLWVLYILTLALPVGLTVLFCWPGKKSDEYIDFKKPDVSKQITKGKLKEVTEDFEDDELEEEKENEDTDEDEGEGGEDIYDDEEENGVPDEEENEVPDGSQEGDRSNKSDSEDEKKEADEGMGDRPPKSVRKRRVRKD from the exons ATGCACTTCCAGTGGGactggctgtgcttgggtgtcCTGATAATTAGCTCGATGACTGCAGGAATGGAAGGTGAAGAAAATCTGGATGCAGATGTTGAAGTGGAGAATTTTGACAAGCAGGCCCAAGAAGCTGATATTGACAGAGATAAATCTTCTCTAGAG GTTGTGTACCAGACTCCAAAGCCAACTGGGGAAGTGTATTTCGCAGAAACCTTTGATGAAGGAATGTCGGG GTGGGTGTTGTCTGTAACTCTGAAAGAAGACATGGATGATAATGTTGCTAAATATGATG GAAGATGGGAAGTAGAAGAGCTGAAGGAAAATGCAATGCCTGGAGACAAAGGATTAGTGTTAAAATCAGTGGCAAAGTATCATGCAATATCAGCAATGCTGACAAAAACATTTGTTTTTGATGATAAACCTTTGATTGTTCA ATATGAAGTGAATTTTCAAAAAGGCATTGACTGTGGTGGTGCATATATTAAACTTCTCTCCAGTAGCAATGACTTGAATCTG GAATACTTTTTTGACAAAACACCTTACACAATTATGTTTGGACCAGATAAATGTGGAGAGGATTACAAACTACACTTTATCTTCAGACATAAGAATCCTAAAACCGGAGAATATGATGAAAAACATGCTGAACGTCCTGATGTAGACCTAAAAAAATTCTATCTGGACAAGAAGACACATCTGTATACTCTTG TGCTAAAACCAGATGATACATTTGAAATATTAATCGACCAAACAGTTGTCAGTAAAGGAAGTCTTCTTGAGAATATGATTCCTCCAGTAAATCCTTCCAAAGAAATAGATGATCCTACTGATAAGAAGCCTGATGATTGGGATGAGAGACCAAAAATACCTGATCCAAATGCTGTCAAACCCGATGACTG GGATGAAGATGAACCTGCCAAAATAGAAGATCCTGATGCTGTTAAGCCTGAGGGGTGGCTTGATGATGAACCACAGTATGTTCCAGACCCTAATGCAAAGAAACCAAAGGACTG gGATGAAGAAATGGATGGGGAGTGGGAAGCGCCCCAGATCCCTAATGCAAAATGTGAGACTGCACCTGGCTGTGGAGAGTGGGTGCGTCCCATGAAGAACAACCCAAAGTACAAAGGAAAATGGAGAGCACCTATGATAGATAATCCCAACTATCAG GGAATCTGGAGTCCTCGGAAAATACCAAACCCAGACTACTTTGAAGATCTTCACCCATTCAAGATGACTGCTGTCAGTGCCATTGGTCTAGAACTCTGGTCTATGACATCTGATATCTACTTTGATAACTTCATCATCTGTTCAGAGAAAGAAGTGGCAGATCGCTGGGCAGCAGATAGCTGGGGCTTGAAGAAATTGGTAGCAAGTGCTAATGAG ccTGGTATGTTTAGTCAGTTGGTGACTGCTGCAGAAGAACACCCATGGCTCTGGGTTCTTTACATCTTGACTTTAGCTCTCCCTGTTGGTCTAACTGTGTTGTTCTGCTGGCCAGGAAAG AAATCAGATGAATATATTGACTTCAAGAAGCCTGATGTATCTAAGCAAATTACAAAGGGAAAACTAAAAGAAGTGACAGAGGATTTTGAAGATGATGAActagaggaggaaaaagaaaatgaagatacTGATGAAGATG AAGGTGAAGGTGGTGAAGATATTTATgatgatgaagaagaaaatggagttccagatgaagaagaaaatgaagttcCAGATGGAAGTCAAGAAGGTGATAGGTCAAATAAATCTGATTCAGAAGATGAG aagaaggAAGCTGATGAAGGCATGGGAGATCGCCCGCCGAAATCAGTGCGCAAAAGAAGAGTGCGCAAGGACTGA
- the SCOC gene encoding short coiled-coil protein isoform X1 produces MMNADMDAVEAENQVELEEKTRLINQVLELQHTLEDLSARVDAVKEENLKLKSENQVLGQYIENLMSASSVFQTTDTKSKRK; encoded by the exons ATGATGAACGCCGATATGGATG CTGTTGAGGCTGAGAATCAGGTGGAATTGGAAGAGAAAACACGGCTTATTAATCAAGTTTTGGAACTGCAGCACACACTTGAAG ATCTCTCAGCACGAGTAGATGCTGTTAAGGAAGAAAACTTGAAACTGAAATCAGAAAACCAAGTTCTTGGACAGTATATAGAAAATCTGATGTCAGCATCTAGTGTTTTCCAAACAACTGacacaaaaagcaaaaggaagtAA